One window of the Manihot esculenta cultivar AM560-2 chromosome 14, M.esculenta_v8, whole genome shotgun sequence genome contains the following:
- the LOC110600345 gene encoding rubber cis-polyprenyltransferase HRT2, with protein MEIHNGGRPSVIASLESCMRKCILRVLSIGPIPSHIAFILDGNRRFAKKEKLEEGAGHRAGFTALIYILKYCYELGVKYASVYAFSIDNFKRRPDEVQYLMDLILETTEGLLKEESIVNSYGIGVHFVGNLKLLSEPVRVAAEKVMRATAKNTRCVLFFCIAYTSTNEIVHAVQESCKDKLNKIAPSNPNKACNDGVEEVGEYINKIDGAITHGVRESCKDEAYDVVTKGAEGIDNSNTVIVNANRTRDSVISVEESDKMLSVSSIKLVDIEKKLYVALAPDPDVLVRTSGSNRLSNFLLWQASKCSLYSPQALWPEIGLLQFVWTVIIFQRNRSYLEKKKQQL; from the coding sequence ATGGAAATCCATAATGGTGGTAGGCCAAGCGTGATTGCAAGTTTGGAGAGTTGTATGAGAAAATGCATATTACGCGTTCTATCCATAGGTCCCATCCCCAGTCATATTGCCTTCATATTGGATGGAAACCGGAGGTTTGCCAAGAAGGAGAAACTGGAAGAAGGAGCTGGTCACAGGGCTGGATTTACAGCTCTTATATACATACTTAAGTACTGTTATGAGTTGGGAGTAAAGTATGCGAGTGTTTATGCCTTCAGCattgataattttaaaaggCGACCTGATGAGGTTCAGTACTTGATGGATCTAATACTGGAGACGACTGAGGGATTGCTCAAGGAAGAAAGTATTGTCAATTCATATGGTATTGGAGTGCATTTTGTAGGCAATCTGAAGCTTCTGAGTGAGCCTGTCAGGGTCGCAGCAGAGAAAGTTATGAGGGCTACTGCCAAGAATACCAGGTGTGTGCTTTTCTTTTGTATAGCCTATACTTCAACTAATGAGATTGTGCATGCTGTTCAAGAATCTTGTAAAGATAAATTGAACAAAATTGCGCCATCCAATCCCAACAAAGCTTGCAATGATGGGGTTGAAGAAGTAGGAGAATATATTAACAAGATAGATGGCGCAATCACACACGGTGTTAGAGAATCCTGCAAAGATGAAGCATACGATGTTGTGACCAAAGGAGCTGAAGGGATTGACAACTCTAATACTGTGATTGTAAATGCAAATAGAACTAGGGACAGTGTGATTTCAGTTGAAGAAAGTGACAAGATGCTGTCGGTTTCTAGCATAAAACTCGTAGACATTGAGAAAAAGTTGTACGTGGCACTAGCCCCTGATCCTGATGTCTTGGTTAGAACTTCTGGTTCGAACCGCCTGAGCAACTTCTTACTTTGGCAGGCTAGTAAGTGTTCACTATACTCTCCACAGGCACTGTGGCCAGAAATTGGCCTATTGCAATTTGTGTGGACAGTGATAATCTTCCAACGTAATCGTTCCTATTTGGAGAAGAAAAAGCAGCAGTTGTAG
- the LOC110600333 gene encoding rubber cis-polyprenyltransferase HRT2, whose protein sequence is MELFTGETPSVLGIMGRFIRKRLFNILSQGPIPSHIAFILDGNRRFARKNKLQEGDGYKAGFLSLLSSLTYCYELGVKYATVYAFSIDNFRRRPSEVQYVMDLMLEKIKMIMKEESTLNSYGVGVRFKGNIKLLSEPLQIAVEKVMKATAHNSRFLLYICVAYTSTDEIVHAVEESCKENLNSTDQQELEKANGTANSVIPAEKMKPFSDIKLVELERNFYITQDVDVLIRSSGEKRLSNFLLWQATHCILYSPTALWPELGFWHIVRAVVDFQRHHSYFDKKKKQL, encoded by the coding sequence ATGGAATTATTCACTGGTGAAACGCCAAGTGTTCTTGGAATTATGGGTCGTTTCATAAGAAAACGGTTGTTTAACATCCTATCACAGGGTCCCATCCCTAGTCATATTGCCTTCATATTGGATGGAAATCGGAGGTTTGCTAGGAAGAACAAATTGCAAGAAGGTGATGGCTACAAGGCTGGATTTTTATCTCTTCTGTCTTCACTAACTTATTGCTATGAGTTGGGAGTGAAGTATGCGACTGTTTATGCCTTCAGCATCGATAATTTTCGAAGGCGGCCAAGTGAGGTTCAGTACGTAATGGATCTGATGCTGGAGAAGATTAAAATGATCATGAAGGAAGAAAGTACCCTCAATTCATATGGAGTTGGCGTACGTTTTAAGGGTAATATCAAGCTTTTAAGTGAGCCACTACAGATCGCAGTAGAAAAGGTTATGAAGGCTACTGCTCATAATTCCAGGTTTTTGCTTTACATTTGTGTAGCCTATACTTCTACTGATGAGATTGTGCATGCTGTTGAAGAATCCTGTAAAGAAAATTTGAACTCCACTGATCAGCAAGAACTGGAGAAGGCAAATGGAACTGCAAACAGTGTGATTCCAGCTGAGAAGATGAAGCCATTTTCTGATATAAAGCTTGTAGAGCTTGAGAGAAACTTCTATATAACTCAAGATGTCGATGTCCTGATTCGATCTTCTGGAGAGAAGCGTTTGAGCAACTTCTTACTTTGGCAGGCTACTCATTGCATACTGTATTCTCCTACTGCACTGTGGCCTGAGCTTGGTTTCTGGCACATAGTGCGGGCAGTAGTGGATTTCCAACGTCATCATTCTTATTTCGACAAGAAAAAGAAGCAGTTGTAa